In a genomic window of Sarcophilus harrisii chromosome 4, mSarHar1.11, whole genome shotgun sequence:
- the SEMA6C gene encoding LOW QUALITY PROTEIN: semaphorin-6C (The sequence of the model RefSeq protein was modified relative to this genomic sequence to represent the inferred CDS: inserted 3 bases in 2 codons; substituted 1 base at 1 genomic stop codon) has translation MPRGPPLTPLPLLFLLLSSTPRTEASFPQDPLPLATSDLQGLPPLSWFRGLEDDAVAGELGLDFQRFLILNRTLLVAARDHVFSFDLQAQDWEGLVPDKYLTWRSQDVENCAVRGKLRDECYNYIRVLVPRDSRTLLACGTNSFSPMCRSYGISSLQQEGEELSGQARCPFDATQSTVAIFAEGSLYSATAADFQASDAVVYRSFGPQPPLRSAKYDSKWLREPHFVHAVEHRDHVYFFFREVSVEDARLGRVQFSRVARVCKRDVGGSPRALDRHWTSFLKLRLNCSVPGDSTFYFDALQALTGPVPLHGRSALFGVFTTQTNSIPGSAVCAFYLDDIEHGFEGKFKEQRSPDGAWTPVPEDRVPSPRPGSCAGLGRAASFPSSRDLPDEVLTFIKAHPLLDPAVPPATHRPLLTRTGRALLTQVAVDGAAGRHGNTTVLFLGTEDGTVLKVLPPGGGHGNTEPVLLEEIDTYSSSRCGGKRSAQLARRVLGLELDPDGHRLFVAFSGCVVHVPLSRCTRHGACQRSCLDSQDPYCGWESFKGCVDVRGPGWTDLEQDGDKVVMDQGDCHDGATGSHSGPGDSAYGVRRDPPPASAPATVPVPLLLASVAAAFALGASVSGFLVSCACRRAYRRSPRGTKGAGNPGCPAASPGSLARLPGGSRRQLGGAPPSPSTHLPPQQALPARLACLPPRSPQLPAKXVQGARGPWEWNHNGNNAPAGPRPLGRSGPPQGVVGPPRAVPPGXGTTLEELLRYLHAPASRGGTPPQTPLPPLGGPHPSRPAPLFRPFPPRDXVPPRLDIPPGPGPSLPPLSAPAPRLGIGGSRGISPSPHRGPPGLLTRVPSVGTSRYSGGHGRYPLYLGRPEGYRGRALKRVDVEKPQLPPKAPLLVTSPSQAPPGGHFNY, from the exons ATGCCCCGGGGCCCTCCCCTCACACCTCTGCCGCTCCTGTTCCTGCTGCTGTCCTCCACTCCCCGCACCGAGGCCAGCTTCCCCCAGGATCCCCTCCCTCTGGCAACCTCTGACCTCCAAG GCCTGCCGCCCCTCTCCTGGTTCCGGGGCTTGGAGGATGATGCTGTGGCGGGAGAGCTGGGTCTGGACTTCCAGCGATTCCTGATCCTGAACCGGACGCTGCTGGTGGCCGCCCG GGATCAtgttttctcctttgatcttcaagCTCAAGACTGGGAAGGGCTGGTCCCAGACAAG TATCTGACATGGAGGAGTCAGGACGTGGAGAACTGTGCTGTGCGAGGGAAGCTGAGG GACGAGTGCTACAACTACATCCGTGTCCTCGTTCCCCGGGACTCCCGGACCCTCCTTGCCTGCGGGACAAATTCATTCAGCCCCATGTGCCGCAGCTATGGG ATTTCTTCCCTACAGCAGGAGGGTGAGGAGCTGAGTGGGCAAGCTCGATGCCCCTTTGATGCCACACAGTCCACTGTCGCCATCTTTGCAG AGGGTAGCCTCTACTCCGCCACGGCCGCAGATTTCCAGGCCAGCGACGCTGTGGTTTACCGGAGCTTTGGCCCCCAGCCCCCTCTCCGCTCCGCCAAGTACGACTCCAAGTGGCTTCGAG AGCCGCACTTTGTTCATGCCGTGGAGCACAGAGAccatgtttacttctttttccgAGAAGTCTCTGTGGAGGACGCTCGGCTGGGACGG GTGCAGTTCTCTCGGGTAGCCCGCGTGTGTAAGCGGGACGTCGGCGGCTCCCCCCGGGCCCTGGACCGGCACTGGACGTCTTTTCTGAAGCTTCGACTCAACTGCTCTGTGCCGGGAGACTCGACCTTCTACTTCGATGCACTGCAGGCCCTGACCGGGCCAGTCCCTCTGCACGGCCGCTCTGCTCTTTTTGGGGTCTTCACCACGCAGACCAACAG CATCCCCGGTTCTGCTGTCTGTGCCTTCTACCTGGATGACATTGAACATGGATTTGAGGGCAAGTTCAAGGAGCAGAGGAGCCCTGATGGAGCCTGGACCCCTGTGCCTGAGGACAGGGTCCCCTCCCCCAG GCCAGGGTCCTGTGCAGGGCTGGGTAGAGCggcttcatttccttcttcccgGGACCTCCCTGACGAAGTCCTGACTTTCATCAAGGCTCACCCTCTGCTGGATCCCGCCGTGCCCCCCGCCACCCACCGGCCCCTTCTCACCCGAACTGGCAG AGCCCTGCTGACCCAGGTGGCTGTGGATGGAGCGGCTGGTCGCCATGGCAACACCACTGTCCTCTTCTTGGGGACTGAGGATGGGACGGTCCTGAAGGTGCTCCCCCCCGGAGGGGGGCATGGGAACACTGAGCCTGTCTTGCTGGAGGAGATTGATACCTACAGCTCTTCCCG GTGTGGCGGGAAGCGTTCGGCACAGTTGGCCCGAAGGGTTCTCGGGCTGGAGCTGGATCCCGACGGCCACAGGCTCTTCGTAGCCTTCTCGGGCTGTGTGGTCCACGTGCCTCTCAGTCGGTGTACCCGGCATGGGGCTTGTCAGAG AAGCTGTCTCGACTCTCAGGACCCCTACTGTGGGTGGGAAAGCTTCAAAGGCTGTGTGGATGTCAGGGGACCCGGCTG gACTGACCTGGAGCAGGATGGGGACAAGGTGGTCATGGATCAGGGAGACTGCCATG aTGGGGCCACTGGGAGTCACTCCGGGCCAGGGGATTCTGCCTACG GTGTCCGCCGAGACCCGCCCCCAGCCTCAGCGCCCGCCACGGTCCCGGTGCCGCTGCTCCTGGCCAGCGTGGCCGCCGCCTTCGCGCTGGGGGCCTCCGTGTCCGGGTTCCTGGTCTCCTGTGCTTGCCGCCGGGCCTATCGCCGCAGTCCCAGGGGAACCAAAGGGGCCGGAAACCCCGGCTGCCCGGCCGCCTCCCCTGGGAGTCTGGCTCGGCTGCCGGGGGGGTCCCGGCGCCAGCTGGGAGGGGCCCCGCCGTCCCCATCTACCCACCTTCCTCCCCAGCAGGCCCTGCCCGCCCGGCTGGCCTGCCTCCCACCCCGATCACCCCAGCTCCCAGCCAA AGTCCAGGGGGCCAGGGGGCCCTGGGAGTGGAACCACAACGGCAACAACGCCCCCGCAGGGCCCCGGCCCCTGGGGCGGTCGGGCCCCCCCCAGGGTGTGGTGGGCCCCCCCCGGGCTGTCCCGCCGGGGTGAGGGACCACCTTGGAGGAGCTGCTCCGCTATCTCCATGCTCCGGCCTCCCGGGGGGGGACCCCGCCCCAGACGCCCCTCCCTCCCCTTGGGGGGCCCCACCCCTCCAGGCCAGCCCCCCTCTTCCGGCCCTTCCCCCCCCGGG TGGTCCCTCCTCGCCTGGACATTCCCCCTGGCCCGGGTCCGTCCCTGCCCCCCCTCTCTGCCCCCGCTCCCCGCCTCGGGATTGGAGGTTCGCGAggcatctccccctccccacaccGGGGGCCTCCGGGCCTGCTGACGCGCGTCCCCTCGGTGGGAACCTCAAGGTATTCTGGGGGTCACGGAAGGTACCCTCTGTACCTCGGCCGGCCTGAGGGATACAGGGGACGAGCCCTGAAGAGGGTCGACGTGGAGAAGCCCCAGCTGCCCCCTAAGGCTCCTCTGCTTGTGACCTCCCCCTCTCAAGCCCCCCCTGGTGGCCATTTTAACTATTGA